A segment of the Rhizobium sp. ZPR4 genome:
ATGGCTGAGGAGAAGCTGTTCGTTTCGCAGGCCGAAGTGCGCGTCGACTACGTCTTCGAAAATACCTCCGATAAGGATGTCGAAAGTGTCGTCGCCTTCCCGATGCCCGATATCAAGGGCGACATAGACAGTATGGTCGATGCCGGAAATGTCGAATCCGACAATTTCCTTGGCTTCACCGTGACACAGGACGGCAAGGCCATCACCCCGACCCTGCAGCAGCGCGTATCCGTGGCCGATGTCGACATGACGGAGGAGCTGAAGGCGCATGGCGTGCCGCTGCTGCCGCTCAGCAAGGCAGCGACGGATGCCGTCGCCAAGCTGCCCGTCGATGTGCTCGAGGATTGGACCGCCCGCGGCCTGATCGCCGATGACGAATACGACAATGACGGCCAGGGCATGAAACATCATCCGACGCCGATGTGGACGCTGCACACGACCTATTGGTGGCGCACCAAGTTTCCAGCCAAGGCCAAGATCGCTGTTCAGCACCGCTACAAGCCGAGCGTCGGCGGCACCGTCGCCATCACTTTCGCCGGCGATGAAGACTATCAGAAGCAGCAGCTGCAGGCCTATCGCGGCAGATATTGCCTCGACGATACCTTCCTGAAGACCGCGACCAAGCTCGCCGCCGTGGCCGACAAGGGCGGCCGGGGCTATACCGAAAACTGGATCTCCTATGTGCTGACGACCGGCGCCAACTGGTCAGGCCCGATCAAGCATTTCGAGCTGACGGTCGATAAGGGCGGCCCCGAAAACTACATCAGCTTCTGCGGAACCAATGTGAAGAAGATCGGCGCGACGACGTTCCAGATGACGGCGCAGGATTTCTATCCGGAACACGATCTGGATATCCTGATCCTGGCAGCGGCAACGGTGAATTAGCGGCGAGCTGAGCTGCCTGCGCAAATTAAATAAATTTAAAGCCGAAGCCTCTACTGATGCCGGGGATTGCGGTGATCCGTTTCCAGGTCGCCGCCTGCCATGAAGGCTTTGCGCTTCCGCGTCCAATCATGCCCTCCCTGAATTCTTCGAGCGTCGGCCGTGCTCCCTCCCAGGCATGGCTCAATGATGCTCGCCAGGACCGGCGCTCAGGAGGCGCTCGCTCATGTTTGCGAAAAAACTCTCTTTGAATGGCAAGCTTGCCATTACATTTACGGCCCTGATCGCCATTTTTGCCTGTGTTTCCGCTTTCGTCTACGCAAAGCAGGACGTGTCGGCCGGAGCCGCCGTCGAGCAGGCAAAGTCGCAGCAGCTCGTCAGCCTGATCGACGACTCCCTGCAGGCCATGCTGGAGCAGGCCGTCAATCTGCGCGGCTTCCTGCTTCTGCGCAGCGACAGCACCTATGGCGATATCTTCAACAATCGCGAGCGGATGCTGAAGAGCATAGCTGCTGCCAAGCAGGCGGCTGCCGATTCTCCGGATCTGCTGCAGGCGATCGACAACATGCAGAAGGCTGCCGATCTCTATTTCCATCAGCTCGCAGAGCCGCAGGCCAAGGCGCGCAAGGAAACCGAGATGCCGCTCGACCAGATCGTCAAGATCGGTCAGAACGAAACCAAAGGTCAGCTTGATGGCTTCCGCGAAGCTGCCGCGAAGATCAAGCAGGCCGCACGTACCAGGGCTGCCAATCTCGCCGCCATGCAGGACGGCGCCAATGGCGATCTGCGTCTGACCCTCATCTTGGGCGGTATCTTCGCCTCGCTCGCCGCCGCCGTGCTGGCATGGCTGTTGTCGCGGATCATCGTGCGCCCGATCGTCGGCATGACGGCTGCAATGGGGCGTCTGGCAAATGGCGAGCATGACGTCGAAGTCCCGGCAGTTGGCCGCGGCGACGAAATCGGCCGCATGGCGGATGCCGTCCTCGTCTTCAAGCAAGCCGGCATCGAGAAGCTGCGTCTTGCCGGTGAGACCGAGCGTATGCGTGGCGATGCCGAACACCAGCGCCTGATGAATGATGAACAGAAGGCGCGTGAAGAGGGTGAAATCCGTTTCGCCATGGAAGCGCTCGCCGGCGGCCTGTCGGCTCTATCGTCGGGCAATGTCGCAACCCGCCTCCACAACAGCTTTGCACCGCAATTCGACAGCGTTCGCGCCGATTTCAACAATGCAGTCGAGAAGCTGGAAGCCGCCCTGCAGTCCGTCGGTTCCAATGCCCGCGCCATCAATGCGGGCGCTGACGAAATCCGGTCGGCTGCCGACGATCTGGCGCACCGCACCGAACAGCAGGCTGCCGCGGTCGAAGAAACGGCCGCAGCACTGGAAGAGGTCACGACCACGGTTCGCGACTCTGCCAAGCGTGCTGAGGATGTCGGTCATCTTGTCGAGCGCGCCCGCCTCGGCGCCGAACGGTCTGGCGAGGTGGTTCGCAAAGCCGTCTCGGCCATGCAGCAGATCGAGAAATCCTCGGGCGAGATCAGCAATATCATCAGCGTCATCGATGATATCGCCTTCCAGACCAACCTGTTGGCGCTGAATGCCGGTGTCGAAGCCGCGCGTGCCGGAGATGCCGGCAAGGGCTTTGCCGTCGTCGCCCAGGAAGTGCGCGAGCTTGCCCAGCGCTCCGCCAACGCCGCCAAGGAAATCAAGTCGCTCATCACGACGTCGAGCGATCAGGTCAATACAGGTGTGTCGCTGGTCGGCGAGACCGGCAAGGCGCTGGAACTGATCGTCTCGGAAGTGCAGGAGATCAACCGCCATGTCGGCGCGATCGTGACTGCGACCCGCGAACAGTCGACCGGCCTGCAGGAGATCAACACGGCCGTCAACAACATGGATCAGGGCACGCAGAAGAACGCCGCCATGGTCGAGGAGCAGACGGCGGCAAGCCATGCGCTCGCCCGCGAGGCCGCGGCCCTTAACGAACTGCTCCAGCAGTTCCGTCTCGGCGATGCCGCACAGGCTGCACCTGTCCGGCCGGCGGTTGCGACCGCACGCTCGAAGCCGGCCGCGTCGCCGGCCCGCGCCCTGGGCCGCACCGTTGCCAAGGCTTTCGCCGGCAAGGCAACCGCTGCTGCGGCCGCCACCGCGCGGGACGACTGGGAAGAGTTCTGACTCCAGCCGATCGCGGCTCTGCCGGGATATTCCCGCAAGGCAGCGCACGGCGAATCACCTTCATGAATCGTGTCGGCCCGTCGCTTTTCGGCGGGCCGCTTCGTTTTTTCACAGTTTATGTAAGGGCATTGTTCGCCGCCGCTTGTCCGGCTTTGGGGCAGCACCGTCATGGCCTGAACGCTTTTTCCCTTGAGGGACAGGCTCTCCGGGTCCCTGCCTGTTTTCGGCCGACCATTCTTTGGTCAAGATTTGTTAAATATTTGATCGGCGGCAGGGTTGCCCTGAGCGGCGAACCGCCATTTCTATAAACCGCATGGTGATCGCCGAGGGAGATTCGAATGGGACAGCTCGTCCGAGTTCCGGCCAATGAAACACAGAGACTTTTGGCCGTACGCTCTCTGAATGCGATTCACAGCAGTCCGACGCCGGAGCTCGCGACCCTTGCGGAGCTGGCTAGAGGCGTGTTCGAGACGCCCTATGCGGCAATCAACATTATCGATGAGGACTGGCAGCGCATAGCAGGGCAGGCGGGGCTGAAGATCGCCGAATGCTCGCGCGATATGTCGATCTGCACGCGGGTCGTTTTCGATGACGAACTGCTGGTCCTTCCGGATCTTATGGAGGAACCGGAACTGAAGGCTGCTCCCTTCGTGCTCGACGATCCCCATTTTCGTTTTTACGCCGGTGCGCCGGTGCGATTGGAGAACGGTTTGCCCGTGGGCGCCTTCTGCATTCTCGATCAGAGGCCAAGGCGATTTTCCTCGAGTGAAGAGCAGAGCCTCATGCGGTTCGCCCAGATCGCAAGTGCGCTCCTGCGGCTGCAGAAAACCAATTTGCTGATGGGAATAGCCGAGAATGGCCTGCGCGCGGCTGCCATGACCGATCCGCTGACCCGTTTCTTCAATCGGTCGGCGCTCGAAGCCATCGTCGATGGCGCGTTGAGCACGGCGATCGCAACCGGCAGCAATTTCGGCGTGCTCTATCTCGACATGGACGGTTTCAAATCGATCAATGATCGCTTCGGTCACAATGTCGGCGACGAAGTTCTGTGTGAGGCGTCGGCACGCATTCGCTCGGTCGTCCGAGCAGACGATATCGTCGTGCGCATGGGGGGCGACGAGTTCGCGATATTCATCCCGGATTCGCCCGACAAGAATGCGCTCGTGTCCCTGTCCGAACGGCTGCTTGCCGCCTTCAGGGCGCCTTTTGCGGTGGATGGCGTGTCGATTTTCGCAAGACTCAGCATCGGCGCCGCTCTCGCGCCGCATGATGGTGCGACGCGCGTCTTGCTGTTGAGGAATGTCGACTCTGCGCTCTATCAGGCAAAGGCAGCAGGCCGCGATCGCGTAGTGGTCTTCAATGCGCTCGATGCCTGATGGTATTAGGCAGCCCCAAGACTGCCTGATTTTGAAGACCGCCTGATTTTTACGCGTTATCCAGCTGCTTCGACGATGCGGCCGCGGCCAAGTGCACGGAATACCGTCTGCACGATGCCAGCGCGATCAAGGCCAGCCATGGCGTTCATGGCCTCAGGCTTGGCCTGTTCCATCCAGATATCGGGCATGACCAGCGAGCGGACCTTCAGGCCGCTGTCGAGCAGGCCCTCGTTGGCAAGGAACTGCATGACCTGACTGCCGAAGCCGCCGACCGAGCCTTCTTCGATGGTGATCAGTATCTCGTGGTGGGCGGCAAGCTGGCGGATAAGGTCGTGGTCGAGCGGCTTGGCAAAGCGTGCGTCCGCAACCGTCGTCGAAAGCCCGGCAGCGTCGAGATCCTCGGCGGCGGACAGGCTATCCGCCAGCCGCGTTCCGAAGGACAGTAGCGCGACCTTCGAGCCCTGTTTGACGACGCGACCCTTGCCGATTTCGAGGATCTGGCCACGTTCCGGCATTTCGATGCCGACGCCTTCCCCACGCGGATAGCGGAAGGAGATCGGACCGAGATCATAGGCGGCGGCAGTGCGCACCATATGCTTGAGTTCCGCCTCGTCGGCCGCGGCCATGACGACGAAACCGGGCAGTGTTGCCAGGAAAGCGGTGTCGAAGGACCCTGCATGCGTCGGGCCATCGGCGCCGACGAAGCCGGCACGATCGATTGGGAAGCGGACGGGAAGGCCCTGGATCGCCACATCGTGCACCACCTGGTCGTAAGCGCGCTGCAGGAAGGTGGAGTAGAGGGCAGCAAACGGCTTATAGCCTTCGGCGGCGAGGCCAGCGGCGAAGGTCACGGCATGCTGCTCGGCGATGCCGACGTCGAAACAGCGCTTGGGGAAGAATTCCTTTAGCTTGTCGAGGCCGGTGCCGTTCGGCATGGCGGCGGTGATGCCGACGATCTTGTCGTCGAGCGTCGCTTCCTGCACCAAAGCGTCCGCAAAGACGCTTGTGTAGCTCGGCGCATTCGGCTTCACCTTGGTCTGCGCGCCGGTAATAACGTCGAACTTGTTGACGCCATGATATTTGTCGGCAGCCGCTTCGGCGGGCGCATAGCCCTTGCCCTTCTGCGTCACCACATGAATCAGCACCGGCCCTTGCGCATTGTCACGGACATTGCGCAGCACGGGCAGCAGATGCTCGAAGGAATGGCCGTCGATCGGGCCGATATGATAGAAGCCCATCTCCTCGAACATGGTGCCGCCGGTCACATAGCCCCGTGCGTGCTCGACTGCCCGTGTGATGGCGCGGTCGACCTTCTTGCCGAGATAGGCGGTCAGTTTCTTGCCGAAATCCCTAAAGCCCATATAGGTGCGGCCGGAAGCAAGGCGTGCGAGATAGGCGCTCATCGCCCCGGTCGGCGGGGCGATCGACATGTCGTTGTCGTTGAGGATGACGATCAGCCGCGCATCGAGCGCGCCGGCATTGTTCAGGGCTTCATAGGCCATGCCGGCCGACATGGCGCCGTCGCCGATGACGGCGATGACGCGGCGGTCGGTATTGTCAAGCTCGGCGGCAACCGCCATGCCGAGACCGGCGGAAATGGATGTGGAGGAATGCGCGGCGCCGAAGGGATCATATTCGCTTTCGGCCCGCCGCGTGAAGCCGGAAAGACCGCCTTCCTGGCGCAGCGTGCGGATGCGGTCGCGACGTCCGGTCAGGATCTTGTGCGGATAACACTGATGCCCGACGTCGAAGATCAGGCGGTCGCTCGGCGTATTGAAGACGCTGTGTATGGCGATGGTCAATTCGACGACGCCGAGGCCGGCGCCGAGATGTCCACCGGTACGCGACACCGCATCGATCATCTCGTCGCGGACTTCGCGGGCGAGCTGTGGCAATTCCCGGTCTTCCAGCTTTCGCAGGTCGGAAGGATATTGGACCCGGTCGAGCAGGGGCGTCTGTGGCATTTGTGTCAAGGCTGATGCCTCTTTCTTGCTATTCTTGGGCGGTTGTCCGCCTTTACGTCAAAACAGATTGCGACAAAAGACGCCGAATTCAAGGTGTTCCCGAACAAGAAACATGTGGGAGTGTTATGAACCCGTTAGCCCTCCGGCAGGGGAATGAACTCTTCCTCGTCGCCCGGCACGATATCGAAGCGGCCTGTGCGCCATTCTTCCTTGGCCTTTTCGATACGCTCCTTTGAGGACGAGACGAAATTCCACCAGATATAGCGCTTCGAATTGAGCGCCGCACCGCCAAAAAGCATGAGATGACAGCCTTTTTCGCCGGCTTCCAGCGTTATCGCGTCGCCGGGGCGGAAAACGAGAAGCTGATCCTGTTCGAAACGGTCGCCGGCAACGATGAGCGAGCCGGAGAGAATGTAGACCGCACGCTCCTCATGCGCTGCCCCAAAAGGAAACGTCTTATGCGGTTGTAGCTGCAGATCGACATAAAGCGTGTCGGTGAAGGACTTCACCGGGGATTTCAGGCCCTCGAAATCGCCGATCACCACGCGCCCGGTCACGCCGCCATCGGCGATGGCGGGTAGCTCGTCCTTCTCCGTATGGGCGAAGGACGGATCGATCTCCTCCTTGTCGTCGGGAAGTGCCAGCCACGTCTGCAGGCCGGACATGGAGAATGGATGGTCTCGCAGGTTCTCCGGCGTACGCTCGGAATGCACGATGCCGCGCCCCGCCGTCATCAGGTTGATGTCGCCGGGACGGATCACCTTGGCCGTGCCGAGGCTGTCCATGTGGCGGATTTCACCGTCGAACAGATAGGTGACGGTGGAAAGCCCGATATGCGGATGCGGGCGGACATCGAGCGCCTGGCCCGGCCGCAAGATTGCGGGACCCATGCGGTCGAAGAAGATGAACGGCCCCACCAGCCGCCGCCGGCTGCTCGGAAGCGCACGCCGCACGGAAAAGCCGCCAAGATCGCTGGTGCGCGGGATGATAAGGTTCTCGATCGCGTCACAGGCGAAGGCGTCGCCGGCCTGGGGATCGTTTCCTGGGAAGAAGGACATATCGGCTCTCCTTTCGGTTGGGACTCAACCTACCGGGAATATCGAGCAAACTCAAATCTTCCCATCCGATCTCAGGCGCCGTCCAGCGCTTCCGTGCCCTGCGGCTTACCGGCCCGGTCGAGCCGGATCTTCTCGATGCGGTTTTCCGCAGCCGACAGCAGCGCCTCGCAATGTTTCTTCAGCGCTTCGCCGCGCTCGTAGATGGCGATGGATTCGTCCAGCGCCACATCGCCGCGTTCTAGACGGGCAACGATGCTTTCAAGCTCCGCCACGGCCTTCTCGAAGGAATAGCTCGAAACATCTGTCTTGGCGTTCTCGCTCATCGTCAACCTCTCATCATGCGTAGAATATGCATCCCCGCCGACTCGGCGAGGCCTTCCAGATCATAGCCACCTTCGAGCAGGCTGACGACCCGGTTCTTGGCGCTTCGGTCGGCGACCTCGAGCAGTCGCCCCGTCGCCCAGTCGAAATCCTCTCCGGTCAGGTTCAGCTGCGCCAGCGGATCGCGGTGATGGGCGTCGAAACCGGCCGAGATGATGATGAGATCCGGACGGAAGTCATTGAGCGCCGGCAGCACGCGTGACTTGAAGGCCTCGCGAAAATGGTCGCCTCCGGTATTGGGCGAGAGCGGCGCATTGACGATGGTGTTGTGCGTACCGCTTTCATCCTTCTTGCCGGTGCCCGGGTAAAGCGGCATCTGGTGGGTGGAGCAGAAGAGCACGGAGGGATCGTCCCAGAAGATGTCCTGCGTGCCGTTGCCGTGATGCACGTCCCAGTCGACAATAGCGACACGCTCGGCGCCATGGGCCTTTTGCGCATGGCGGGCGGCAATCGCGGCATTGTTGAAGAAACAGAAGCCCATGGCCTTGGTCTTCTCGGCATGGTGGCCGGGCGGACGGGCCGCGACGAAGACATTGTCGGCTGCACCTGAAAAGACATCGTCGACCGCCGCCATCGCGCCGCCGACGCCATGCATGATCGCCTGCAGCGTCTTCGGGCTGGCATAGGTATCGGCTTCGAGCTGGTTGATTTCGCCGTCGTCGCCTCTGTCCGGCATCGAGCGCAGCACGAAATCCAGATGCGCTTCGGGATGCGCAAGAAGAATCGCATCTTCGTGGGCGGCTGGAGCCTTTCGCCGGTCCAGCCGTTCGAAATTCGGATGCTCCAGCGCAATGTTCAGCGAGCGCAGCCGGTCGGGCCGCTCCGGATGGCCGGGCGGAACGATGTGTTCAAGAAAGATCGGGTGTTCGTAAAGACGTGTGCTCATGGGACCAATCTATAAATGAGGCGTGACGCCTATTACAGGACATGGACCATGTCACTACAATGTCAACAATCCATCTTAACCACTTTGGGATGGCGTCCGTTTACTTATCGAGGCGCAGTGTTAAGCTTTCATTAAGGTCAGTATGGCGCCGGCCAGGGTTGTTGCGTGATGGCGAGAGTGGAACGATCCGATGTCATTGAGGTAAGGGTGCCGCCGCGCGATGTCGATCGGCACGGCCAGATGTTTATCGCCTCTTACATCTCGCAGGCGGAGACCGCACTCTCGAACTTTTGGCGCACGCGGCCGCTGGTCGATGACGAGCCCATCTATATCGCCAGGAAGGCGTCCTGCTCGCTGCACCGGGCCTTGCACTATGACGACCTTGCCCGCTACTCGATCAGCGTCAACAAGATCGGCGGCAAGTCGATCGGCTTTGTCGTCGCGGTCGAAACCGGCAATGAACTGGCGGCGGAGGTGGAAATCCTCTGGCTCGCGGTGCGCGGCGACGAGCATGATCCCGTGCCGCTGCCGGAAGACACGCGCGACTGGCTCTACAAATATCTGGCTTGAGCCGAGCTTTAGCTCCGCTGCGGCAGAAGCGGGTAGCCGGCCATGACGGCGCGGCCGACGAGAGCTGCGACAAATGCCTTAATGAGGTCTCCCGGCACGAAGCCCATGGAGCCGACGAATGCCTTGTTGAAGCCGACATTGATTGTCAGCCAGGCAATACCGAAAGCATAGAGCACCACGACACCGCCAGCGACGGCGGCGATGAAGAAGCCGACACCCTGCATGAGGCTGCTTTGCTCAGGTTTCACCAATCTCTCCGAGAGATAGCCGGTGACGAAGGCTGCGAAAATCCAGCCGACGAAGAAGCCGGCCGTCGGGCCAGCAAACACCGCAAGGCCGCCACGGCCACCGGACAGCACAGGCAGACCGATCGTCACAAGCACCACCACCAACAGCACCGCGACCGTACCGCGCTTGGCGCCAAGCACGACGCCGGCAAGCATGACGCCCAGCGATTGGGCGGTGATCGGCACGGCAATGATGCCGATCGGGATCGGCGGCAAGAGGCCGAGCGCCACGATGATGGCGGCAAAAAGAGCCGAAAGCACGAGATCGCGGGTATTCATGGCGGTTCCTTCCGAAAAAGCTCTTTGTTCATTGCCGCCGAATGCCGCGCGCGTCAATCGCAGCCGCAATATTGTCCGCATCGCGCAGTGTCAGGATGATGAGCGGCGCGAGCGTGGTTGTCAGACGAACCTTGATCCCGCGCGCTTGATGCGCATCGCGGATCGCGCGGTAACGATCGAGGATCTCGGGGACGAAACGGATCACCAGCCCAATCGCCAGCCCGATATCGGCGGCCTTGAGCAGGCCGAGCTTTTCGAGCGGCATGGTAAGAACAGTGATTTCGTCGATGAAAGCGGCCATCGAGGTCGTCGCCGTCACCGTGGCGGCAAACAGCGCCAGCGCCGTCAGCCTGAGTGCCGTGACGATTGCCGCGTGAAGCGGGCCGACGAGGGCGGCGAAAACAGCGAGCACGGCAATCGAGATCAGGATAGGACGCAGCCGCCTCAGCGCCTCTCCGACCGGCAGGCCGCTGCGAAGATATAGGGCGGCACCGACAAGGTTTGCGCAGGCAAGCAGCGTGATGGACTGCGTCAGAAACAGCAACACGCCGAATGCGGTCAGCACCAAAAGCTTTATGCGCGGCGAGAGCCGGTGCAGCCAGGTATCGACGTCGACATGCAGCGTCTGCATCAGCCTGCCATCTCCCTATAGCGCGCGATCGCTTCCGCTGCCGGAGCGTCGGCGACAAGCCGGCCCTGATCGAACAGCAGCACCCGCTCGAAATCCTCGAGCAGCGGCAGGTCATGGCTGATGACGATGACGCTTTCCGGTAGCCCCATGATGGTCTTCTGCACAAGCGCCCGGTTCTTGAGGTCGAGCTGGTTCGTCGGCTCGTCCAGAATGAGAATGTCAGGCCCGGTCACGAGCACCGAGCAGAGCGCCGCCATCTGCAATTCCCCGCCGGAAAGCTCATGCGCGCGTCGGCCTCCAAGATGGCTGACGCCGAATCGCTCGAGAATGCCCTCTACCGCAACCTCGATCTCAGCCTTATCATATCCGCGCGCCTTCAGCCCGAAAGCGATGTCATCGCGCACGATGGGTAAAATGATCTGGTTCTGCGGCGACTGGAAGATATAACCGACCTTTCCGAGTACCTTGCCGGCATCGCCGACCGTATCGAGCCCGTCGACGACGACACGTCCGGTCGTCGGCTTGACGAGCCCGTTGATCAGCCGCGCGAAGGTCGTCTTGCCGGAGCCGTTGAGACCGATCACGCCGATGCGGCGCTCTTTAAGAGCAAGATCCAGCGGAAACAGCGCGGTGCGCTTGCCGTAATCGACGCCGGCATTGTCGAAGCGGATATCCAAGCGGTTTCCCTATGCAATAATGTGATCGCGGACCTATAGCGCATCGTCCGGATTTATCAAATCAGGGCCTCTTTGAAAGCATGGGAATTTATGCCTATGATCTACCCATGACGAATCTGCTTTCGAATCGTGACGCCCGCCGTGTGTTCCTTGCCAAGCAGGGGCTCGCCAATCCGCCGAACCGCGCCTTGACCAAGGCGGGCCTGCTGCAGCTCATCCACGACATCGGTTTCGTGCAGGTGGACAGTATCGCGACGGTCGAGCGCGCCCATCACCAGATCCTGTTTTCGCGCAACCAGACCTATCGGCGCGAGCATTTGACGGAACTTCTGGAAAAAGACGGCGCGCTGTTCGAGAACTGGACGCATGACGCCTCCATCCTGCCGAGCGCCTTCTTCGTCTACTGGAAGCATCGCTTCCGCCGCGAGGACGAGGCGATCATCGCACGCTGGCGCAAATGGCGCGGGGAGGGGTTCGAGGCGGCATTCGAGGAAACTTACGAGCGCGTGCTGAAGAATGGCGCCATCACCGCCCGCGAGGTCAAGGCGGAGGATCATGTCTCCGGCGGCTGGTGGAACTGGCACCCGAACAAGACGGCGCTCGAATATTTCTGGCGCACCGGCAAGTTCGCCATTGCCGGCCGTACCAATTTCCAGAAGGTCTATGACCTTGTCGAACGCGTCCTGCCGAGCCATTTCCATGAGCCGGAAGTCGAGCACGACGAATTCGTCGACTGGGCCTGCCGCAGCGCGCTGCAGCGTCTCGGCTTTGCGACGTCGGGCGAGATCGCGGCCTTCTGGGATC
Coding sequences within it:
- a CDS encoding DUF4424 domain-containing protein; the encoded protein is MRKIGGYAALVAMFAAPALANDTMAELRTGGLAYVRTGDISMAEEKLFVSQAEVRVDYVFENTSDKDVESVVAFPMPDIKGDIDSMVDAGNVESDNFLGFTVTQDGKAITPTLQQRVSVADVDMTEELKAHGVPLLPLSKAATDAVAKLPVDVLEDWTARGLIADDEYDNDGQGMKHHPTPMWTLHTTYWWRTKFPAKAKIAVQHRYKPSVGGTVAITFAGDEDYQKQQLQAYRGRYCLDDTFLKTATKLAAVADKGGRGYTENWISYVLTTGANWSGPIKHFELTVDKGGPENYISFCGTNVKKIGATTFQMTAQDFYPEHDLDILILAAATVN
- a CDS encoding methyl-accepting chemotaxis protein, producing the protein MFAKKLSLNGKLAITFTALIAIFACVSAFVYAKQDVSAGAAVEQAKSQQLVSLIDDSLQAMLEQAVNLRGFLLLRSDSTYGDIFNNRERMLKSIAAAKQAAADSPDLLQAIDNMQKAADLYFHQLAEPQAKARKETEMPLDQIVKIGQNETKGQLDGFREAAAKIKQAARTRAANLAAMQDGANGDLRLTLILGGIFASLAAAVLAWLLSRIIVRPIVGMTAAMGRLANGEHDVEVPAVGRGDEIGRMADAVLVFKQAGIEKLRLAGETERMRGDAEHQRLMNDEQKAREEGEIRFAMEALAGGLSALSSGNVATRLHNSFAPQFDSVRADFNNAVEKLEAALQSVGSNARAINAGADEIRSAADDLAHRTEQQAAAVEETAAALEEVTTTVRDSAKRAEDVGHLVERARLGAERSGEVVRKAVSAMQQIEKSSGEISNIISVIDDIAFQTNLLALNAGVEAARAGDAGKGFAVVAQEVRELAQRSANAAKEIKSLITTSSDQVNTGVSLVGETGKALELIVSEVQEINRHVGAIVTATREQSTGLQEINTAVNNMDQGTQKNAAMVEEQTAASHALAREAAALNELLQQFRLGDAAQAAPVRPAVATARSKPAASPARALGRTVAKAFAGKATAAAAATARDDWEEF
- a CDS encoding sensor domain-containing diguanylate cyclase translates to MGQLVRVPANETQRLLAVRSLNAIHSSPTPELATLAELARGVFETPYAAINIIDEDWQRIAGQAGLKIAECSRDMSICTRVVFDDELLVLPDLMEEPELKAAPFVLDDPHFRFYAGAPVRLENGLPVGAFCILDQRPRRFSSSEEQSLMRFAQIASALLRLQKTNLLMGIAENGLRAAAMTDPLTRFFNRSALEAIVDGALSTAIATGSNFGVLYLDMDGFKSINDRFGHNVGDEVLCEASARIRSVVRADDIVVRMGGDEFAIFIPDSPDKNALVSLSERLLAAFRAPFAVDGVSIFARLSIGAALAPHDGATRVLLLRNVDSALYQAKAAGRDRVVVFNALDA
- the dxs gene encoding 1-deoxy-D-xylulose-5-phosphate synthase, with the protein product MTQMPQTPLLDRVQYPSDLRKLEDRELPQLAREVRDEMIDAVSRTGGHLGAGLGVVELTIAIHSVFNTPSDRLIFDVGHQCYPHKILTGRRDRIRTLRQEGGLSGFTRRAESEYDPFGAAHSSTSISAGLGMAVAAELDNTDRRVIAVIGDGAMSAGMAYEALNNAGALDARLIVILNDNDMSIAPPTGAMSAYLARLASGRTYMGFRDFGKKLTAYLGKKVDRAITRAVEHARGYVTGGTMFEEMGFYHIGPIDGHSFEHLLPVLRNVRDNAQGPVLIHVVTQKGKGYAPAEAAADKYHGVNKFDVITGAQTKVKPNAPSYTSVFADALVQEATLDDKIVGITAAMPNGTGLDKLKEFFPKRCFDVGIAEQHAVTFAAGLAAEGYKPFAALYSTFLQRAYDQVVHDVAIQGLPVRFPIDRAGFVGADGPTHAGSFDTAFLATLPGFVVMAAADEAELKHMVRTAAAYDLGPISFRYPRGEGVGIEMPERGQILEIGKGRVVKQGSKVALLSFGTRLADSLSAAEDLDAAGLSTTVADARFAKPLDHDLIRQLAAHHEILITIEEGSVGGFGSQVMQFLANEGLLDSGLKVRSLVMPDIWMEQAKPEAMNAMAGLDRAGIVQTVFRALGRGRIVEAAG
- a CDS encoding pirin family protein, which translates into the protein MSFFPGNDPQAGDAFACDAIENLIIPRTSDLGGFSVRRALPSSRRRLVGPFIFFDRMGPAILRPGQALDVRPHPHIGLSTVTYLFDGEIRHMDSLGTAKVIRPGDINLMTAGRGIVHSERTPENLRDHPFSMSGLQTWLALPDDKEEIDPSFAHTEKDELPAIADGGVTGRVVIGDFEGLKSPVKSFTDTLYVDLQLQPHKTFPFGAAHEERAVYILSGSLIVAGDRFEQDQLLVFRPGDAITLEAGEKGCHLMLFGGAALNSKRYIWWNFVSSSKERIEKAKEEWRTGRFDIVPGDEEEFIPLPEG
- a CDS encoding exodeoxyribonuclease VII small subunit encodes the protein MSENAKTDVSSYSFEKAVAELESIVARLERGDVALDESIAIYERGEALKKHCEALLSAAENRIEKIRLDRAGKPQGTEALDGA
- a CDS encoding histone deacetylase family protein — its product is MSTRLYEHPIFLEHIVPPGHPERPDRLRSLNIALEHPNFERLDRRKAPAAHEDAILLAHPEAHLDFVLRSMPDRGDDGEINQLEADTYASPKTLQAIMHGVGGAMAAVDDVFSGAADNVFVAARPPGHHAEKTKAMGFCFFNNAAIAARHAQKAHGAERVAIVDWDVHHGNGTQDIFWDDPSVLFCSTHQMPLYPGTGKKDESGTHNTIVNAPLSPNTGGDHFREAFKSRVLPALNDFRPDLIIISAGFDAHHRDPLAQLNLTGEDFDWATGRLLEVADRSAKNRVVSLLEGGYDLEGLAESAGMHILRMMRG
- a CDS encoding thioesterase family protein; translation: MARVERSDVIEVRVPPRDVDRHGQMFIASYISQAETALSNFWRTRPLVDDEPIYIARKASCSLHRALHYDDLARYSISVNKIGGKSIGFVVAVETGNELAAEVEILWLAVRGDEHDPVPLPEDTRDWLYKYLA
- a CDS encoding biotin transporter BioY, whose amino-acid sequence is MNTRDLVLSALFAAIIVALGLLPPIPIGIIAVPITAQSLGVMLAGVVLGAKRGTVAVLLVVVLVTIGLPVLSGGRGGLAVFAGPTAGFFVGWIFAAFVTGYLSERLVKPEQSSLMQGVGFFIAAVAGGVVVLYAFGIAWLTINVGFNKAFVGSMGFVPGDLIKAFVAALVGRAVMAGYPLLPQRS
- a CDS encoding energy-coupling factor transporter transmembrane protein EcfT, with product MQTLHVDVDTWLHRLSPRIKLLVLTAFGVLLFLTQSITLLACANLVGAALYLRSGLPVGEALRRLRPILISIAVLAVFAALVGPLHAAIVTALRLTALALFAATVTATTSMAAFIDEITVLTMPLEKLGLLKAADIGLAIGLVIRFVPEILDRYRAIRDAHQARGIKVRLTTTLAPLIILTLRDADNIAAAIDARGIRRQ